The sequence CCACGGGCCTGGCCGCCGTGTACCAGTGCCGCTccgacctccccgccgccgtctgCGGCGCCTGCGTCAAGTCCGCCGCCTCGAAGCTCTCCTCGCTCTGCAACGCGGctgcgggcgccgccgtgcagcTGCGCGCCTGCTTCGTGCGCTACGGGAACGACTCGTTCCTGGGGAAGCAGGACACGACGGTGCTGTTCAAGAAGTGCGGCGGCGAGAGCGCTGGCGACACGGGCGTCGTGGCCATGCGGGACGCCGCGCTCGgcgctctcgtggctgcctcgGCGCCCGCCGACGAGGGCTCTTACCGGGCCGGCGCCGCGGGGTACGTGCAGGCCATGTCGCAGTGCGTCGGGGACCTCAGCGCCAAGGCGTGCTCCGACTGCGTCTCGGCCGCGTCCGCGCAGCTCAAGGCCGGCTGCGGGTTCGCCTCCGCCGGGGAGGTGTACCTCGGCAAGTGCTACGCGCGCTTCTGGTccaatgccgccgccggcagcagcggcggcggcgtaccggtcggaggtggcgccggcggcggcgccggcgccagcaACGGCGTCGGTGGCGCCGGCGTGGGAGGAGCAAGCAATGGATACGCGTACGGCGGATTCGTGCCAAATACCTACGGCCAGCACGGTAAGGAGCTTACACTCATTCTTGTTGGCGTCTACCGCACTGCGACTTTTCAAATGTgaatttttatctttttatttcacGAAAGAACTGAACTGTTTGCTATGAATTCATCATGTTGAATTATATGTCGTTTCAAAGTACACGTAAACTTGCTATACATAGCTTAGTGTAACCGTACTTTTGATCCAGTATATTCTGATCTCATGATGACTACGTTTGGTTCATCAGCTCAGAAATCTAACTTAGGaattgtttagatccaaaattcaaaattttaaaagaaCGTTGCAGCACCTGTATGGAGaattaaatctagacaaaataaaaaattaattgcacagtttgtttgtaaattgcgagcgaatctaatgaatctaactAGACCGTGATcagacactaaattactacagtaaaacTACAGTAGACATaggctaatgacggattaactaggctcattagattcgtctcatagttttgtgattagtctatgtttaatacttcaaatgtgaaaagatttcCTTTCAAATATTTTACACCGTGCATCTAAACGAGGTCTCATGTTCTAAACCATTACTTTTGTGATCGTGATCAGTGCCTAGCAAATGCAAGGTTGCTTTGGCCCGTCAGCCGATCCAGCCTTTTGAACTGTTTGCTATGAATTCATCATGTTGAATTATATGTCGTTTCAAAGTACACGTAAACTTGCTATACATAGCTCAGTGTAACCGTACTTTTGATCCAGTATATTCTGATCTCATGATGACTTCGTTCGGTCGTTCATCAGCTCGGAAATCTGAACTCCGAACTCATGTTCTGAACCGTCAATTCTGTGATCGTGATCAGTGCCTAGCAAATGCAAGGTTGCTTTGGCCAGTCAGCCGATCCAGTCTTTTCTGGCCTTTGATGATTGATGAGCAGCGTGCATCCTTCCGGTTTCACCGTTATCTCGATCCGTGCACCATTACATCGTTCCGCACGTAGATTATATTTCTGAAGAAATAAACCACGTTGGCCCGTGCGCCGCAGCTGGTCCTGAATATTTGTTGGATCTTGCACACCACAACTGGACCATCAAGTGCTGCCCACTAGCACCGCAATACGCGTACGGTGATCACTTTGTTTACACTAGGCATTTACTGGAAATAGTCCTTTTACGTCATCGTGTCATGATGGGTGCACGAATGAATACTGTTTCTTTTAGGACTTCTAGACTTGTAGTTGGAGCATTGTTTAGTACAGTGCCAAAGTTTGGTACTTCTTCTCTTCAGGTTTAATCAAATTATAGAGAAAGATTTCTTGTGAATGCtagctattttcttttttttccttttgtgaaATGAATGCTATAGCTATTATATTTTCGATTATAGCACAACACAAAACCATGTGCAGATTTTGCATTACAAGGAATTGAACATAGGGTCTAAGAGCATGCATAACAAGACTGTTCACAAGCAACTGACCTGAAATCAACTATGGACATAGATCCCTTTTTCCGTAGCTAGAAGATCAAATTTGGGCAGTTGGCTACATGGTTAGGAAGTGACGATACAGCTGAAAGGTCCAAAAACTTGACTAATATTGGCTTACTGCCACCCTCTCTCCCAGCAAAATTTGCTGCGATTAGGGGTTTCAATGTAGCA comes from Panicum virgatum strain AP13 chromosome 4K, P.virgatum_v5, whole genome shotgun sequence and encodes:
- the LOC120702965 gene encoding plasmodesmata-located protein 6-like, giving the protein MSKLLAPAALPALLLLALSACATPARGGDDYTAFVYAGCSQARYDPGSQYAADVDSALSSLVNSAGFTAYANYTSPSAATGLAAVYQCRSDLPAAVCGACVKSAASKLSSLCNAAAGAAVQLRACFVRYGNDSFLGKQDTTVLFKKCGGESAGDTGVVAMRDAALGALVAASAPADEGSYRAGAAGYVQAMSQCVGDLSAKACSDCVSAASAQLKAGCGFASAGEVYLGKCYARFWSNAAAGSSGGGVPVGGGAGGGAGASNGVGGAGVGGASNGYAYGGFVPNTYGQHDESGKTLAIIIGLVAAVAIVIVLLSFVRRAGGVGGKS